Genomic window (Helianthus annuus cultivar XRQ/B chromosome 3, HanXRQr2.0-SUNRISE, whole genome shotgun sequence):
TATTGCACTTCTACGTCAAGATGGATCATCATCGGGATTATGAAATGATCAGGGTTATGACCATTATAGTGATATATCAACTAGACTCAATTTTGATCAATATTCATCAAATTGTGCCTTCACATCAAATGATGACAGTCATAATTAATCTATCTTTTGTTCTTGATGATCTTAAACATATTGAACCCACTGACCTTGAGGAGATAGATATTTTGCACCAAGTGCCACTACTTAGTCTTACAGCAAACAATATTTACAAAAGCACTGATAGGAAATATCCAGGGTTGAATGGCAGGTCAAGGGTAAggttggataaatcaaagatAAACTGTTTTAAATGAAACAGATTAGGTCATTGTAGGAGTCAAACAAATTACTCTACACATGTGATAACATATCCAAAACAAAAGGCCTCTATCGAAAAACCAACAGTAGTTTTATCAAAATACCCCTTAACCAAATGTACAAAACACTACCCTTTTTTCACAAAGTATGAACCATGTGCCTGTGCTATATATTCATGCAACATCTGTTCCTCAAGTCCAATATGTTCAAATGCCTGTTGCACATGTTCAACCACCTCGAGTTGCTCATGCTTCTGCACCCGAAAAAACCAAATAGCAAAGCTTTTTTAACACAATGCTTTGTTGACTGGAGTAGCTTACCATAGGATTTAACTATGAAATTTTTGCTCTTGTGGCAAAAGAAAATGATGAGCATAAATGGTGCTTCATTTATGTTTTCATTGGAATAAATGGTGCAGCAAGCCAGGGGACTGTTTCAAGTAATTTTTGTTTTGTCTTTGTTTTTGCTGTTTGTTTTGTGCCCATTTGCTCTTTATATTGTACCCGTTTTCCACCCCCATTATATTAATAAAGTTGTTGCTTTCTTGTTGGCAAAAAAAATGCttcattttatatattatatagaaAAGTTAACAATGATTAGTGTTACCCATTTACTACTAACATAACTAAGCCGTCGACGTTTTCCTAGCTGTCTCAACCAAAAGTTTAGGCTAAATATAGCCATCTCAGTCGGCGAAGCTAATGTGGCGGCTTCTGGTTAGAGGAAAATAAGGGTGACTACGTTGATAAAGGTTATTCTTACCCTACTTTACACCAATTATTTAAATAACTCCTCTTGTCGATGTCCAGGTTTGAATCTGGGACCTCTCCCCCAATAGGCATATGCCTCTACCAAATGGGCTAGCCTCACATTTTGAGGTGAATGGTTTTAATATATCTTGATGTCCTTTTACAATCTCATTATAGTTTAGCTCACGCAACGTATCAGCCGAACATGTATTTAAATATATTAGCAGAAGAAATATAAGTTAGATTTTATATTAGATTAGATAGTTAATATATTTTATGTATAATATTTATAAGTCATGACGGTTATGAAGTTCGTTTCATAACCCTCGTATATATATCATGTAACATCGTACAATTCAAGTTACCAATTCAATAAGAACAATATTTATCTTTACTCTGTATTCTCTCAATAACCAAAACCCTAGAGAAACTTCAATCAATTCCaacaaatggtatcagagccatcaTCGATCCACATCCCCTATTCACACAAAGTAATCTAATCTATAACCAGTCTCAAGAACACAGAAGATCCGCAACATGACGTCAAACGGTGGAATACAAACACAGATTCCAAAACTATATGGATCGAATTATTTCCATTGGCACATACAAATGAAAGTCTTACTAGAATCACAAGATCTATGGATCATAGTCGAAGAAGGATATAATCAACCGGCATCTGGGGCACCCGAAAGTGATCAAAACACATATAAAGAGAATATTAAGAAAGATAAGAAAGCGCTGCATATCATCTTTCAGGCGGCAAGCGATATGGTGTTTGAAAGAATTGCAGTCTGTCAAACATCCAAAGAGGCATGGAATGTTCTGCATAAAACATACAGAGGCGAACAACGAGTAAAAATGGTAAAACTTCAAACCCTAAGATGTGAATTTGATGCCTTACGCATGAAAGAAAATGAATCTATCGAAGATTTCGTAAACCGAACAACAGTCATAGTAAATCAATTACGACAAAATGAAGAAAACGTTAGTGAACAGCGAATAGTTGAAAAATTATTAAGGACCCTGACACGAAAATATGAATCGGTCGTTGTCGCTGTCGAAGAATCAAAAGATTTAAGTAACATGACTGTTGAAGAATTACTTGGTATTCTTCAATCACATGAACTACGTctaaaacaagatgatgaagcgCCGATGGAACAAGCATTTCAAGTGCAGAATTTTGAAAGGACTCGACAATTCAGATATGAAAATAATGGAAGAGGACGAGGCAGAGGGAGAGGAAGAATGAGCGGTCAAATTAGATGTTATAATTGTCAGAAACTAGGGCACACTGCACGTTTCTGCAATCAGAGAAAAGATGAAAACGAAAGAACAAATAATGCATTACTGCATGAAGAAGAAGGAGTGAATGACAAGAATGATGATACAATGTTCATGATATTCAATGTAGAGGAGATACCAAAGAACGACTGTTGGTATCTAGACAGTGGATGCAGTAATCACATGACAGGAGATAAAAGTCTATTTATCACTCTAAATGAGTCCGAGAGAAGAGAAGTAAGAATTGGTGACGATAAAAAAACTCGAGGTACTAGGAAGTGGAGATGTTGCCATATCAATAAAGGGAACGGAAAAAAGGGTTCCGAATGTGTTTTATGTAGAAGGACTTAAGCATAATTTGCTAAGTGTAGGACAATTAGTTCAGAAGGGATATGAGGTGAAATTTAGCAATCAAGAGTGTAGAATCAAAGACAGGACAGGGGAGACTATAGGAATAGTCAACATGACAGGAAACAAGATGTTTCCTCTGAATTTAAGTCAAGATTTGACACCTCGTGCATACAGTATGATAACTCAGGATCTATCAGCACTATGGCATCAAAGATACGGACATATAAACGTAGTTAAAGGTTTACCGAAGATATCAAAGCAACAAAGTAAAGTATGTGAAAGTTGTATGCTAGGAAAACATGCGAGGAAATCATTCTCAAAGAATCCAACATGGCATGCAAGTAAACCACTCCAACTTGTACATTCAGACATATGCGGCCCTATGCAAATATCATCAATAAGAGGTAATAAGTATTTTATAACCTTCATTGATGATTTTTCGAGAAAAACTTGGGTATATTTCTTAAAACTCAAGTCAGAAGCACTCTATTATTTCAAAACATTCAAAAGTTTGGTAGAAAATCAAATGGATCAAAAGATAAAATGCATAAGAACAGATAGGGGAGGAGAATACTGTGGCAGTGAATTTCAAGAGTTTCTTAGAGAAAACGGAATTCAACATCAACTCACAACAAGCTACACACCCCAACAGAATGGGGTGGCCGAGCGTAAAAATAGAACAATCATGGAACTAGGACGAAGCATGATGAAAATGATGAACGTATCTAATAATCTATGGGCAGAGGCAGTAGCATGTGCAACTTACATACTGAATCGGACAGTAACAAAAAGGATTCCAAACATAACCCCTGAAGAATCTTGGAGTGGAAGGAAGCCAAATATAAGTCATCTTAGAATATTCGGATGCATTGCATATGCCCACGTTCCAAAACAGAGACGTACGAAGCTGGATGACAAGACAGAAAAAACAATCCTTGTTGGGTACAGTGAACAAAGTAAAGCCTATAAACTCTATAATCCGACAACAGGCAAGGTTATCATTAGCAGAGACGTTGTATTTGATGAAGGTCAAAGATGGGACGAAGTGAAGCCTGTCAAACAGGGAACATATGTTCAAGTAAATGATGTAGACTCGAATGATCATAAGGAGGAAGGACACAACATAACAGCAGCACCAGAAGATAACAATCCATTAATCAACACAAATGATGAACAATTAGAAAATGAACCAGACGATGGAGAATATTCATATACGTCCGAAAATGAAGAATTAAGGACTAGAAGTATCACAGATATATACCAGGAAACACAGCAACTTACAGATGCACAAGTGAGGGATCTGTATGAAAGGAATCAAACAATACCTGAAAATTCAGTGGCCAACTTTGTTCTGTATGCTGATGCAGACCCCACTACGTATAACGAAGCATGCAAGGATGAGAAGTGGAAAGACGCAATGGACAAAGAAATGGAATccattataaaaaataaaacatggACATTAGTGGAACCTCCAAAGAATCAAAAGCCCATCGGAGTAAAATGGATCTTTAAAACAAAGTACGATGAACATGGAAATGTGAGCAAATACAAAGCAAGATTAGTAGCGAAAGGGTATAATCAAAAGTatggaattgattatcaagaagTATTTGCTCCTGTCGTTAGATTTGATACAGTACGACTCGTTCTTGCATTAGCAGTTCATTTTGAGTGGCACTTGCATCAAATGGATGTCAAGACTGCCTTTCTAAATGGAAAGCTAACTGAAAATGTATACATAGAACAACCAACTGGATACGTCAAGAAGGGAGAAGAGCACAAAGTTTGTCAACTTAAAAAGGCCTTGTACGGATTAAAACAAGCCCCGAGGGCATGGTACAGCAGAATAGATGGATACTTTATATCACAAGGATATAAAAAATGTGTTTATGAACACACATTATATTTCAAACATTCAACAAGTACAAGAATCATAATATGCCTATATGTGGATGACCTCATTATTGCAAGTGACTCATTAGATCAAATTCGCCAACTGAAAGAATCTATGGAAAAGGAGTTTGAAATGACTGACCTTGGAATATTGCACTACTTTTTGGGAATGGAAGTCAATTATAATGAAGGGAATATATCCTTATCACAACAGAAGTATGCAAGGAACCTGTTAAAAAAATTCAACATGGAAAATTGCAAACCAATATCAACACCTATGGAGTATGGGATTCGTCTAACAAAGGAGGATCCAGAAGAAGATTTCGATCAAAACATGTATAGAAGCTTGATGGGATGCTTAATGTACCTAACAAACACAAGACCGGATATAGCATTTGCTGTTAGTAAATTAAGTCGCTTCATGGAAAGACCCAAAAGAAGTCACTGGGAAGCAGGAAAAAGGGTATTAAGATACATAAAAGGAACTCTAAATCATGGTATAGTATACTCGAAAGGAAGAAAAGGAAAACTCACAGGATATAGTGATAGTGACTATGCTGGTGACACAGATGATAGCAAGAGTACATCAGGTTATATATTTCATCTAGGCTCAGGTGCAATTGCATGGCAATCAAGAAAACAAAAGGTGGTAGCCCTATCATCAACAGAGGCGGAATATATTGCCTTATCAATGGCCGGATGTCAAGCTATTTGGCTGAAGGGAATCCTAAAGGAACTTCATATACATATGGACTGTACACCTGTGATCCATTGTGACAACAGATCAACTATCTGTCTAGCAAAGGATCCTGTCTATCATGGAAAGAGTAAACACATAAGGGTAAAGTATCATTTCATTCGTGACCTGCTGAAGAATGATGAGATTGAAGTTCACTTTTGCACAACTAAGGAGCAAGCTGCAGATATTTTTACAAAAGCCTTACAACCCAAGGATTTCCTGCGAATCAAGACTCTTATTAATGTAGAAGAACTCTAACTTAAGGGAGGGTATTAGCAGAAGAAATATAAGTTAGATTTTATATTAGATTAGATAGTTAATATATTTTATGTATAATATTTATAAGTCATGACGGTTATGAAGTTCGTTTCATAACCCTCGTATATATATCATGTAACATCGTACAATTCAAGTTACCAATTCAATAAGAACAATATTTATCTTTACTCTGTATTCTCTCAATAACCAAACCCCTAGAGAAACTTCAATCAATTCCAACAAAATAAAACTATATTGCTTAACTTATTGTAGAATTAGCATATTTAATCATTATTTGACGCATGGTTCATTGGCATATTTGACACATTTTCATAGTAAATTTTTATCCCTACTACCGAAAAATCATGGACCCGCCTCCACGGTGAATTTGTAACTTattctaccatgcatgcttcttTATGTCAACAGGGACAAACACAAACATGGCCCAAATATGGGTTTATGTTTCATGCAACATCCACTTTGTATACATCAAAATGAAAAATGATGGTGAAAGAAGAACTAAACAAGTTTTCTAGGCATGGTGATGGAACCATAAAGACCCCCACGGCCGTGTAACATCAGATGACACACACCATAAGCAAGTGCATGCAAGGGCATAGATGCCAAAAGCACATAATGATATTAATATTGTTTGCTACTTATTCCTACTTTCACTCTCGCTTCATCGTCATTATTTATTTAGTGTTCATATCATCTTTTACGTAGGACCAAGATTAGAAATTTGGGATCATTGTTTTATACACGCACTTGACAACACGTGTGCAAATGATTCTCGGTAGAGGAACATATAGGGGGACTTTTATTATCTCTTTATTGGAATGTAAgctgaaaagaaaagaaagaaccACAACGACAAAGGAACAAAGTATATGTGAGAAGCGTCTAATATCTCATGCTCTCCTGTAGCAGAATCTTCATATCTGTTTGGGATAATTAGCTAATTCAGATTTTGGATCTTGGTTCATTTTATAATCTTTCTTGAAGAATTTAACATGGAAGCCGTTTGGAAATTGTAATCCTGGAGTTCTTAAAGTCTCTCCTCCTTTGATTGGTTGCCACCtgatattgtaaaaaaaaaaaaaaaaaaacaagtgagTATATTTCTTCTTTCCTGCAAGCTAATATATTCAGTAGTTTCTATTTATGATAACCGATATTTGGTCACTAGGCAATGAAGAAAGACAGCCATCTGAAGTCTAGCGAAATCTGCTCCAACACAAAACCTTTGGCCACCTCCAAAAGCCATAAAATTCTTTGATGCACCTTTCATACCCATCCCCTGATTTGAGAGTTGACAAGAATGAATTGAAGCTTTATGACACTTGATTTGATCTATTTTTAGTGAATATGATACAACGGTGGGGTGGTTAACGGGCCAAACAGGCTAGGACCCATTGAAATAGGTATTTTTTTGCATGGGTCAAAGAAGGGCGGGTCGGGTTTAGCTGACCCAAAACATTTTTTATCCATTTTTTCAAGTTTGTATAAATAACAAATAACCAAACAAAACAAACGTACCTAGTATGACCTCACTCATAGTAGAACGATTGGTAGGGTCTAGGAGGATGTGATAGAGGCAGACCTTACCTTATCCCAGGAGATAGAGGCCGCTCTCCCACTAGAACCCCCTAGTTCTAAAGTTTTTAATTATAAGTAATGCATTAATTATGATTATAATAATAGTATTACTAATATCCATTGCTAATGGAGTTTGGATAACTCTTAACCCTTTCTCCTTTTAGCTAATTTTTTATTTAACCCGTTTGGACCCATTTTGATCCGCCAATAATAAACGGGTCAGAATTTACCACGTCAGTTGTAGCAATAACTAAAGATTACCTCCCATCGCCACGGATTGAAGTCGAGTGGATCCTTATAGTTGACGGGATCTAAATGGACGGCTGGTAGACTTACCATTACAACCCAACCAGATGGAATAGTGTAGTCTGCATCGAACACCATTTCCATGTGAATGTACTATTTGCATAAATTTATAAGCTTTTGTGGATATAAATATTTACCTTTAATTTTTATATCTGTTAGTGCTTTTCTGAATATAGCAGGAACTATATTTGCCAACCTTACTGTTTCATTAATAATCTGAAATGTAATGCCATGTAGTGAGTACATGTTAGAGTGCTTTAGAATTCTTTTAGATAGTTTTATCACTAATTGTAATACTAACTAGGGTTACTCAACACACCTGAAATGTGAATGTCATTGACTTATATTCTTCCCATGTAAGTCCAGCCTCCAGATTTTCCCGCTCTTTTAGGATCTTCTCATGTTCTTCCTGTATCAAAGAACAAGAGTGCATTGTGCACCGGTGAATGATACATGTTTTAGTTTCAACGCATTTACATAATGAGTTGATTAGGATACAAGTAATTTATATGTAAGGATCAAACATGTCCCATCCATTCTAGCTAGAACGAATCTAACTACTAGTATGAGTTTCTATTCTATACGAACCGTTAATTCCTTTAATGCTCGAGGATTGTCCGTGAGAAGCTTGATAGCTACTAATAACCCCATGGCAGCTGTTTCAAAGCTTGTAAATAAAAGCACAAACATCAAGTCCAATGCAATTTCTTCTGTGAGGATTGTATTGGCATGCTTTAGTTCTTCTAGAACATGGTCAAAGAAATCAACTTTGACCTTACTAGGCTTTTGCTTTCTTTCCTCTAACATGTTCTTGAGAATCCTCATCACCTTCTTTCTTCCCTATTTGATTTCATCACAACTTTATCAGCAAATTAGATTGTGTGTATATATGCTTTTGATTAAGAACTCAACGTTTTTTGTCaggattttatatatatttttggtacCTGTAGACACTTGTAGTAAGTTGTTCCAGGAATTGCCACTGGAACTGAAAGTAGACCCTCTAGAAAAGCATCAAAGTTCTCCCTTAAATTCTCGGATGATTTCTCTAGATCGTAGCTTATCAATTTTTTTGCAGTGAGACCAAATACCATCTGTTGAACACCAAaagatcataaaaatcataaTGTTATAAACATTTCAACCACTTTGTATGGTTTCTTTAAGAATTATTTCCATGTCTCGGTGGTCTAGAAAATTATAAGCGTTTCTAGGAGGTTTTTAATATTGTTTTGGTTTAACGGAGTCCGCTAGTCAAAGAAACAGACTCAATAGGACTACGCTAGTCAAAGTGGCAGactcatttttttaaattttgccaTGCCAGCATATACGAGGAATTCATTTGCCATGTGAATATCTAGTGTCGGATTTTTTTTAGAGTCCACTGCCCTAGGTATCGAACTCCCTTGAAACCTCCCATAAACACTTATCATGGTGCTAAAATacctaaaagtaaaaaaaaaatctttcttTTATAGTTAATCGTTTCTCTTTTACCAAATTGAATAATATAAGATCCAAATGGACACATCTTCTCATGTGAATGAGTTAAAATCACTTACATCTGCAGTTGCATCCTTCAACTCCACTGTTCCTTGGCCAACCCACATCTCTATGTTTCTTGTTGCTACACTTTCAATATCAGAAAGCATATTTTTAAGGCTTCCATGACCAAACAGATTCAGCATCATGTTCTTGAGATGCTTATGTAGGTACCCATGCAAAGTACTTGCATTCTGTTTCCCATAAATTTGTCTCAAACTATATGGATACCAGCTCTGAAACAATTGACCCTCTTGTTGGAACACCATATGATTAAGATCTGGATCTGTTGAGACTATAACTGGCAGCCCAACAAAACTGGTTCGAAATATCGACCCATATCTGAGATATAACAAAGAATGTCACAATCCGTATATTAAAGGACAATCAAAGACGGATCATGAGGTTATGCCGTTATCAGGTTATGGTAAGAAACTTTATATACAATAATTCACCTTGTCATCCTCTCTTTTACAAAGGGAGGGATGTCCCAAGTGCGGTTAGGGGCGAAGAACTGTAGAGTTTCTCCGAGTAGTGGCCACCCCATGGAACCTGGAGGAAGTTTGCCACTGCATTTTGGGTTTCTCCACCGATAAACCAAATGTGTAATGCTTGCCACGGCTAGAGCTAAAACATACAAACTAAATTGCCACATCGTTACTTTGTTTAAACGTCCACGGTAAGTATGTTGGAGGAAACATGAGATGTAAGCAAGTTATATAGGCATAAGGCTATACATGAGATGGAGTAAGAAAATGAAACTGAATAAAAGAAATCTAAACGTTATTTTTCAGAATTGAAAATAAAATAAGGTTAAGGTGCATTTTATAACAAACGTGCtaaataattaaattaataattattatgattataataataatattgaaaGAGTGTCACGCAACATTTCTACTGTGTAATTAAAATGCTAGAAAGTTCCTTAGGTCATCTTCCTTTCAATAGAAAAATAACCCATCATCCATTATTACATAAACTTGGAGAAGTTATTAAGCAACTAATACTTAATTTACCTAATCTTATACTTACAAGGATTTTTCGCACACCACTTTTGTTAGAAGCAAACACCATACTACTACTAGAccaatatttacaaaaatatgAGTTGTGTCTGGATCATGCTTAATGCATGGGCATGGGCTCAGGTAGTTTTGGCCCATTAGGCCTAATCCGTCCCACCATCCCTTTCTTGCTTTCTCCAGGAGGAGCAACCACCTGACAAGGGCTCCTCTCCCTTCCATCTTGGCATCTGACCTCTCCCTCTCCTAAATATTATGCTCTATATCATAGTTTATACACCCTATATTATGACTTATACAGGGATGATTGTAATGTTAGAGAGTGGTCCTCAATGCTACGGACTcaggtgtgtgtatatatatagggtagggattcTAAGAGAAGtgcaccctatttgagaaacttgagaagcaatctggaccacatattttccctaagcttttcgtaatatacacatatgtatagtttaaaactgactatatacatatgtgtataatccaatatacatatatatatatagtcagttttaaactatacatatgtgtatattacgaaaagcttagggaaaatgtgtggtccagaatgcttctcaagtttctcaattagcttagtgcttctcacatgatcctaaccctatatatatatatatatatatatagagtaaggttcatgcgagaaccgcgagaaccaatgtgaacacaaccaaaaatacctaaaaaacctaaccccccaagctaaatgctaaaaactaaacccccaaaaaaaacctaaacccccccccacccaaatGAATGAACATACTTTTGTCACGTGTTACACCTTTTTGCAGACGTGTTACGTTTAACAACTAGAGGCTGCCACGTGTTAGGTAACAGCTTTTACTTTTGCAGAAAAAGTTGAAAGTCTGCAAAAGCTGATACACGTAACACGTGGCAAAAGGAGGTCCATTCTTTTGGGTTTCTTAGTTTTCTTAACTAATATTGGTTTTCTTTATAtccctcctatatatatatatatggtaaggatTCTAAGAGatgtccaccctatttgagaaacttgaaaaacattctggaccacacatttccctaagcttttcgtaatatacacatatgtatatttaaaattgactatacacatatgtatatagtaaattttaaactatacatatgtgtatattacgaaaaacTTAATTAGAGAAAATTTTTGGTCTAGaatgtttctcaagtttctcaattagcctaccTAGTGCTTCTCATACGATCctaatcttatatatatatatatatatatatatatatataggataatgctagataaaaaaccctaaaattcttagaaaactctggaaacccaaatgggaagccatttttacccaacctcccgacatttttttttttttgaaaaaaattacacatgtaatagacatgttttagagtgttttgggccaaaaaaaacaaaaaagcgccgaagggattttttttaaaaaaataaacaaatttcagctcctaacacgtgttaagcaaaaaatccataatttcgctgaaaattgctgaaacttgtttttttttttaaaaaatatcccttcggcgcttttttgatttttttggcccaaaagtcttaaaaacatgtatattacatgtgttatttttttcaaaaaaaaaatgtcgggagcttgggttttctcgggttttttatatatatagggttttctatctagccctaccctatatatatatatatatatatggtagagtaaacttccgttttgctccctgtggtttggtcactttaacggttttgctccaaacctttaaaaatagccattttactccctgatgttttggttttttgccagtttgctccccgcctctaactcaatccaaattgtttgtttttccattttgctccccgcagggagcaaactggcaacaaaaccaaaacatcagggagtaaaatggctatttttaaaggtttggggcaaaaccgttaaagtgaccaaaccacagggagcaaaacggaagtttactctatatGGTATATTGGTATCCCTTATGTCTACAAACAATAAGATGATTAATACACGATAATCCAGATATGATAATTCTATATTGGAttgagtgtgtatatatatgtaatgTATGCGTTATTGGCTTAATTATAATGCAATTATGAATTGAAATTATACCGATAACTTGTTCATGCATGACCTTAAGTCCTTAACTATATGTAGATTGTTCAATTTGTATTTATAATTATAAAATTGAATTAATTTACTTATAATTAATCGTTCCTCATCTACACGAAAACCCTAATCTCTCTCTGTTGAATAAGAATCCTCTGCGTCTCTCTCTCTTGTGTGTTCAATCCTTCATCTACCTAACCCTAATCACTATCCCATTCCATCTGCTACATATTTTGCTTCTATTATACAAAATAATACAGTCAACAAGCACTGCTCTCCGTTCACTCACACCGTTTGATTCATCGGCTAAAACATCTCATGACGGAAAGACCACTGATGAGGATCATCGTTGTTGTTGATGTTAGGTTTAGCGAAGGATTGCCGCCGATCCTTACGGCATTGAAGGTTTTATTAACTCGATGAGTGCTTGGAGTTGATTTCGAAGTCGATTAAGAACTCTAAGGTGTTGGTGTTATCTTCTTGTGAGGGTTTCTGATGGACTTGCTACTATTGTCACCAATTGCAGGTAAAATTTCGGTTATTGTATTGATCTATTTTTTGTGATAGTTTGAATTTGTTATTGGAAGATGATTTTGAACGGTGACGATTGTGATTAGAACATTCGTTATTGGGGAATTAGGATTACATTTGAGTTGTTGGAGAATTAGGATTACATTTAAGATTTCTAATAGTTGctgctattgacaactatgaccCAGGACTCTGAATCTATATATTTATCCAGCATTCGGCAGTGCAAAGGCATGTGAGCAGCATAGAAGATGTTCACTTGAAAGACAACAGTAGCATCTTTGCATATTTAACTTCACTAATATGCACGGCTACTTACTGTTGAATTCCAAACGCAGTGGACGGGATAGAGGTTGTAGGGAAGGCTGCTCAGGTTGAGTATTTTGACTCCATTATACAGTTTCAATCATGTTACAAGGTATCTTCTACTTCTAATTATTGCTTATGTTAATTCTGTACCTGTACCTGTAACTGaattcttaaccattcagactcagtataatgcttaaccaatTTTAATGAGCGGTTAGGATTCCGACATTTGAATCCTCCTATCGACGATGGTGAAGGTATGGAATTTATATTTTCTAATAAACATGTCTTGAATTATAATAGATTATATACATTTACAAGCAAGATCACGTTGAATA
Coding sequences:
- the LOC110930688 gene encoding cytochrome P450 87A3, encoding MWQFSLYVLALAVASITHLVYRWRNPKCSGKLPPGSMGWPLLGETLQFFAPNRTWDIPPFVKERMTRYGSIFRTSFVGLPVIVSTDPDLNHMVFQQEGQLFQSWYPYSLRQIYGKQNASTLHGYLHKHLKNMMLNLFGHGSLKNMLSDIESVATRNIEMWVGQGTVELKDATADMVFGLTAKKLISYDLEKSSENLRENFDAFLEGLLSVPVAIPGTTYYKCLQGRKKVMRILKNMLEERKQKPSKVKVDFFDHVLEELKHANTILTEEIALDLMFVLLFTSFETAAMGLLVAIKLLTDNPRALKELTEEHEKILKERENLEAGLTWEEYKSMTFTFQIINETVRLANIVPAIFRKALTDIKIKDYTIPSGWVVMVSLPAVHLDPVNYKDPLDFNPWRWEGMGMKGASKNFMAFGGGQRFCVGADFARLQMAVFLHCLVTKYRWQPIKGGETLRTPGLQFPNGFHVKFFKKDYKMNQDPKSELANYPKQI